A single region of the Thermoanaerobacterium aotearoense genome encodes:
- a CDS encoding DUF3006 family protein translates to MRIHGIVEKIEDDVAVIVLDDDRKINIPTKYLPSNIAEEDAIDISLDVNERGRKLKKLIEESREED, encoded by the coding sequence GTGAGAATACATGGCATTGTAGAAAAAATAGAAGATGATGTGGCTGTAATTGTCCTTGATGACGATAGGAAGATAAACATTCCAACAAAATATCTTCCCAGCAATATTGCTGAAGAAGATGCCATAGATATTTCATTGGATGTCAATGAAAGAGGACGAAAATTAAAAAAGTTGATTGAAGAATCAAGGGAGGAAGACTAA
- a CDS encoding 4Fe-4S dicluster domain-containing protein — MFKFNTDVQMLKYEVLYNVAKLTLEDRLEDEYDEIPYEIIPGTKPRFRCCVYKERAIIEQRTKVAMGKNLKRTMKHAVDGEEPIIQVLDIACEECPIKRYRVTEACRGCITHRCTEVCPKGAITIINKKANIDYDKCIECGRCKDACPYNAISDNLRPCIRSCSAKAITMDEELKAAINYEKCTSCGACTLACPFGAITDKSYIVDIIRAIKSGKKVYALVAPAIASQFKDVTVGQIKSALKEFGFVDVIEVALGADFVAMEEAKEFSHKIKDIKVMTSSCCPAFVAHIKKSYPELSQNISTTVSPMTAISKYIKKHDPMAVTVFIGPCTAKKSEVMRDDVKGITDFAMTFEEMVAVLDAAKIDMKEQQDVEVDDATLFGRKFARSGGVLEAVVEAVKEIGADVEVNPVVCNGLDECNKTLKIMKAGKLPNNFIEGMACIGGCIGGAGVINNNVNQAKLAVNKFGDSSYHKSIKDRISQFDTDDVDFHVDSGEDESSETSFKEA; from the coding sequence TTGTTTAAGTTTAACACAGATGTTCAGATGTTAAAGTACGAGGTGCTTTACAACGTAGCTAAATTGACGCTTGAAGATAGGCTTGAAGATGAATACGACGAAATACCTTACGAGATAATACCGGGAACAAAACCGAGGTTTAGGTGTTGCGTGTATAAGGAAAGGGCTATAATTGAGCAGAGAACTAAAGTCGCAATGGGGAAAAATTTAAAGCGCACTATGAAACATGCAGTTGACGGTGAAGAGCCGATAATTCAAGTTTTAGATATTGCCTGTGAGGAGTGTCCTATCAAAAGGTATCGTGTAACTGAAGCTTGTAGAGGGTGTATTACTCATAGGTGTACAGAAGTATGTCCAAAAGGAGCCATAACGATAATAAACAAAAAGGCCAACATCGACTACGACAAGTGCATAGAGTGTGGCAGGTGCAAAGATGCGTGTCCATACAATGCTATTTCTGACAATTTGAGGCCGTGTATTAGATCTTGTTCAGCAAAGGCCATAACTATGGATGAAGAATTGAAAGCTGCCATAAATTACGAAAAATGTACTTCGTGTGGTGCTTGCACATTGGCATGTCCATTCGGAGCCATAACCGATAAGTCTTATATTGTAGACATTATAAGGGCGATTAAGAGCGGGAAAAAAGTTTATGCATTGGTAGCGCCAGCCATAGCATCCCAATTTAAGGATGTAACTGTAGGACAGATAAAATCTGCTTTAAAAGAATTTGGATTTGTTGATGTGATTGAAGTTGCTCTTGGCGCAGATTTTGTAGCTATGGAAGAAGCCAAAGAATTCAGCCATAAAATAAAAGACATAAAAGTCATGACGAGTTCATGTTGTCCTGCATTTGTGGCACACATAAAGAAAAGTTATCCTGAGCTATCGCAAAATATATCGACAACTGTATCTCCAATGACAGCTATATCGAAATACATCAAAAAACACGATCCTATGGCAGTGACAGTATTTATAGGTCCATGTACTGCAAAGAAATCGGAAGTCATGAGAGATGATGTAAAGGGCATAACGGATTTTGCCATGACATTTGAAGAGATGGTTGCTGTGTTGGATGCGGCAAAAATAGACATGAAAGAACAGCAAGATGTGGAAGTGGATGATGCTACGCTTTTTGGAAGAAAGTTTGCAAGATCTGGAGGCGTCTTAGAGGCTGTGGTTGAAGCCGTTAAAGAAATAGGCGCGGATGTTGAAGTAAACCCTGTAGTATGCAATGGGCTTGATGAATGCAACAAGACATTGAAAATAATGAAAGCTGGCAAATTGCCAAACAATTTTATAGAAGGCATGGCTTGCATCGGAGGATGTATAGGCGGTGCAGGCGTAATAAATAACAATGTAAATCAGGCAAAATTGGCTGTTAACAAATTTGGCGATTCATCTTACCATAAAAGCATAAAAGATAGAATCAGCCAATTTGATACTGATGACGTTGATTTCCATGTTGACAGCGGTGAAGATGAGTCAAGTGAAACATCGTTTAAAGAAGCTTAG
- a CDS encoding glycosyltransferase family 4 protein gives MKILFITFIDILNSLPQRSHHLIDYLKDKYDLTVVFCRYDDFGVLKKQEGTINYIGIPVKFASLFSPMILYKKYMELDYSKYDICIAQGPWAGLTAVELLKAGRIKFLAYEDIDYFPAFFEYDDIYERTKNMEKYCIENSDVTFSVNQHLIELRKNMTGITPYYIPNGVNCELFSGEREKHQGIVILFSGSLEHWSGIEMPIKALPILRREYDVSMMILGKGKYEHVLRKLSRDCKVSDAVHFLGKVKYNDLPMYFNKADLGLCTLFPTELIKYSFPLKAVEYMASGLPVVATDIGDLGKLIKENECGITIKYNVSDFVEKTIDLIENYDKMSIYGQNGRKFAKMFDWKELFKKEMSIIFEKLDKGIKYN, from the coding sequence ATGAAAATTTTATTTATAACATTTATTGATATTTTAAATTCGCTTCCCCAAAGAAGTCACCATCTTATAGATTATCTAAAAGACAAATATGATTTGACGGTAGTATTTTGCAGATACGATGATTTTGGAGTATTAAAAAAGCAAGAAGGGACTATTAATTATATAGGGATTCCTGTTAAATTTGCAAGTCTTTTTAGCCCGATGATTTTATATAAAAAATATATGGAACTCGATTATTCTAAATACGATATATGCATTGCACAAGGCCCATGGGCAGGTTTGACTGCTGTTGAACTTCTGAAAGCAGGTAGAATAAAATTTTTGGCTTATGAGGATATTGACTATTTTCCTGCGTTTTTTGAGTATGATGATATTTACGAGAGAACGAAAAACATGGAGAAATATTGTATTGAAAATTCCGATGTTACATTTTCTGTTAATCAACATCTGATAGAATTGAGAAAAAACATGACAGGCATTACACCATATTACATACCAAATGGTGTCAATTGTGAATTATTTAGTGGAGAAAGGGAAAAGCATCAAGGAATAGTCATTTTATTTAGTGGTTCATTAGAACATTGGTCGGGTATTGAGATGCCTATAAAAGCCCTTCCTATATTAAGACGAGAGTATGACGTTTCGATGATGATACTCGGGAAGGGAAAATATGAACATGTTCTTAGGAAATTATCGAGAGACTGCAAAGTAAGTGATGCTGTACATTTTTTGGGGAAAGTAAAGTATAATGATTTGCCGATGTACTTTAATAAAGCCGATCTTGGACTTTGTACGCTTTTTCCAACAGAGCTTATTAAATATTCTTTTCCACTTAAAGCTGTAGAATACATGGCGTCGGGTCTTCCTGTCGTAGCAACAGACATTGGCGATTTAGGAAAATTGATTAAAGAAAATGAGTGTGGTATAACTATAAAGTACAATGTATCTGATTTTGTTGAAAAAACTATAGATTTGATAGAAAATTATGATAAAATGAGTATATACGGACAAAATGGGAGAAAATTTGCTAAAATGTTTGACTGGAAAGAACTTTTTAAGAAAGAAATGAGCATAATTTTTGAAAAATTAGATAAGGGGATAAAATATAATTGA
- a CDS encoding putative zinc-binding protein, translated as MNNNDKVAIMPCAGIGQIFGQITREVGYNLVDDLYPENTVLVCPPALAVDIQEDIDFINEYPVLVLNGCKDRCATKLILQKGGQVEAEVYLPDILKKEKISLKDEKRGKLGEKSKLAIQKMTEDASMLVKNLLNR; from the coding sequence GTGAATAATAATGACAAAGTAGCAATAATGCCTTGTGCAGGGATTGGGCAAATTTTTGGGCAAATAACAAGGGAAGTTGGATACAATCTTGTTGATGATTTATACCCTGAAAACACCGTTTTAGTGTGTCCACCAGCTTTAGCAGTAGATATTCAGGAAGATATAGATTTTATAAACGAATATCCTGTATTGGTTTTAAATGGATGTAAAGATCGATGCGCGACAAAATTGATTTTGCAAAAAGGCGGCCAAGTCGAAGCGGAAGTTTATCTTCCGGACATACTGAAGAAAGAAAAGATCTCGCTGAAAGATGAGAAAAGAGGAAAATTAGGTGAAAAATCTAAATTGGCCATTCAAAAAATGACTGAAGATGCCAGTATGTTAGTAAAAAATCTTTTAAATAGATAA
- a CDS encoding glycosyltransferase encodes MATIIYPPTINFNWLYQRPQQILSRMSERNYTVYYVNKSFDDSYNRGIIEVKKNLYIVNGVDIGSVKFKEIPIVWISYPPNYSFLKMFKKKYLIFDSIDYPSEEFTEWKLNFEEMQKAANIVFASSEKLFNINIKANKRTFLLPNGADFDHFKKASKIFSERPFDLPEGKPIVGYIGALATWIDWDLVDYIALKCPEYKFVYIGPNLNTSKVPVRDNIFYLGEKKYDILPEYLQYFDVAIIPFKITSMTEGADPIKMYEYLSAGKQIVSSKLPSIIRCDGIYTADGKEEFVHLIKKAIENIDVVKKERLMEVARENSWDKRAEYADRIIRYYLI; translated from the coding sequence ATGGCGACGATTATATATCCACCTACTATTAATTTTAATTGGCTTTATCAGAGACCCCAGCAGATATTAAGCCGTATGTCTGAAAGAAATTATACGGTTTACTATGTTAATAAATCTTTTGATGATAGTTATAATAGAGGAATAATAGAGGTGAAGAAAAATTTATACATTGTAAATGGTGTAGACATTGGCAGTGTAAAGTTTAAAGAGATTCCAATAGTATGGATATCATATCCTCCCAATTACAGTTTTTTAAAAATGTTTAAGAAAAAATATTTGATATTTGACTCTATAGATTATCCATCAGAAGAATTTACAGAATGGAAGCTTAATTTTGAAGAAATGCAAAAAGCTGCCAATATAGTATTTGCTTCATCTGAAAAACTATTTAATATAAATATTAAAGCCAATAAAAGAACTTTTTTGTTGCCAAATGGTGCGGATTTTGATCATTTTAAAAAAGCAAGCAAAATTTTTTCAGAAAGACCTTTTGATTTGCCTGAAGGTAAACCTATAGTTGGATATATAGGAGCATTAGCAACATGGATAGATTGGGATTTAGTGGATTATATTGCTTTAAAATGTCCTGAGTACAAGTTTGTGTACATTGGTCCTAATCTGAATACAAGCAAAGTGCCGGTTAGAGACAATATTTTTTATTTGGGAGAGAAAAAATATGATATTCTTCCAGAATATTTACAGTATTTTGATGTTGCTATAATTCCTTTTAAAATAACTTCTATGACGGAAGGAGCCGATCCAATAAAAATGTATGAATACTTAAGCGCTGGAAAACAAATTGTTTCTTCCAAATTGCCTTCTATCATAAGATGCGATGGAATTTACACTGCCGATGGCAAGGAAGAATTTGTGCATTTAATAAAAAAAGCCATTGAAAATATTGACGTCGTGAAAAAGGAAAGGCTTATGGAAGTGGCGCGAGAAAATTCATGGGATAAAAGAGCAGAGTATGCCGACAGAATTATAAGATATTATTTGATATGA
- a CDS encoding metal-sensitive transcriptional regulator has product MTKSIKDDVLLRLKTIKGHIAGIEKMVEEDKGCSNILLQIAAVRASLEKVGLSIINEHAEQCFLANEDGKITYEELQSVVDLLVKFLK; this is encoded by the coding sequence ATGACCAAAAGTATAAAAGATGATGTACTTTTAAGATTAAAAACCATAAAAGGGCATATAGCTGGAATAGAAAAAATGGTGGAAGAAGACAAAGGGTGTTCTAATATTTTGCTTCAAATAGCAGCAGTAAGAGCTTCCTTGGAAAAGGTTGGATTGTCTATCATAAATGAACATGCTGAACAGTGCTTTCTCGCAAATGAGGATGGAAAGATAACTTATGAGGAACTTCAAAGTGTTGTCGATTTGCTTGTAAAGTTTTTAAAATAA
- a CDS encoding [Fe-Fe] hydrogenase large subunit C-terminal domain-containing protein has translation MSVINFKEANCRNCYKCIRYCPVKAIKVNDEQAEIIEYRCIACGRCLNICPQNAKTVRSDVERVQSFLNKGEKVAFTVAPSYPALVGHDGALNFLKALKSLGAEMIVETSVGAMLISKEYERYYNDLKYDNLITTSCPSVNYLVEKYYPDLIKCLVPVVSPMVAVGRAIKNIHGEGVKVVFIGPCLAKKAEMSDFSCEGAIDAVLTFEEVMNLFNTNKIGVECTKENLEDVDSESRFKLYPIEGKTMDCMDVDLNLRKFISVSSIENVKDILNDLRAGNLHGYWIEANACDGGCINGPAFGKLESGIAKRKEEVISYSRMKERFSGDFSGITDFSLDLSRKFIDLSDRWKMPSEMEIKEILSKIGKFSVEDELNCGACGYDTCREKAIAVFNGMAEPYMCLPYMRGRAETLSNIIISSTPNAIIAVNNEYEIQDMNRAFEKMFLVNSAMVKGEDLSLIFDISDFVEVIENKKSIFNKKVSFKNYGIIALESIYYLEEYKIAIGIFTDITKMEKQKESFSKLKRENYQLAQQVIDRQMKVAQEIASLLGETTAETKVILTKMKDMLLNQGDDE, from the coding sequence ATGAGTGTCATTAATTTCAAAGAAGCCAATTGCAGAAACTGCTATAAATGCATTAGATATTGCCCTGTAAAAGCGATAAAAGTCAATGATGAACAGGCTGAAATCATAGAATACAGGTGCATAGCATGCGGAAGATGCTTAAATATCTGTCCTCAGAATGCAAAAACAGTTAGATCAGACGTAGAAAGAGTTCAATCTTTTTTAAATAAAGGAGAAAAAGTTGCTTTCACTGTAGCTCCATCATATCCTGCTCTTGTTGGACATGATGGTGCTTTGAACTTTTTAAAGGCTTTAAAAAGTTTAGGAGCCGAAATGATAGTTGAGACATCAGTAGGTGCTATGCTTATATCTAAGGAGTATGAAAGGTATTATAATGATTTGAAATATGACAATTTGATTACTACTTCATGTCCATCGGTAAATTATTTGGTTGAAAAATACTACCCTGATCTTATAAAATGCCTTGTGCCAGTTGTATCGCCGATGGTGGCTGTTGGAAGAGCTATAAAAAATATACACGGTGAAGGTGTGAAAGTCGTATTTATAGGCCCGTGCCTTGCTAAAAAAGCAGAGATGAGCGATTTTAGCTGTGAAGGCGCTATAGATGCTGTATTGACTTTTGAAGAAGTAATGAATTTGTTTAATACAAATAAAATAGGTGTTGAATGCACGAAAGAGAATTTAGAAGATGTTGACTCTGAAAGCCGATTTAAATTGTATCCAATAGAGGGCAAAACCATGGATTGCATGGATGTTGATTTAAATTTAAGAAAATTTATCTCTGTATCATCGATAGAAAATGTGAAAGATATTTTAAATGATTTAAGAGCTGGCAATCTACACGGATATTGGATAGAAGCTAATGCCTGTGATGGAGGCTGCATCAATGGCCCTGCATTTGGAAAGTTAGAAAGTGGTATTGCAAAAAGAAAAGAAGAAGTTATAAGCTATTCTCGCATGAAAGAAAGGTTTAGCGGTGATTTCAGCGGCATTACCGATTTTTCCTTAGATTTAAGCAGAAAGTTTATTGATTTAAGTGATAGATGGAAAATGCCAAGCGAGATGGAGATAAAAGAGATATTGTCGAAGATTGGCAAGTTTTCTGTAGAAGACGAATTGAATTGCGGTGCATGTGGCTATGACACTTGCAGGGAAAAGGCTATTGCAGTCTTTAACGGAATGGCGGAACCGTATATGTGCTTGCCATATATGAGAGGGAGGGCTGAAACGCTGTCTAATATCATAATAAGTTCTACTCCAAACGCTATAATTGCAGTTAATAATGAGTATGAAATTCAAGATATGAATAGAGCGTTTGAGAAGATGTTTTTGGTAAATTCAGCCATGGTTAAAGGTGAAGATTTATCGTTGATCTTTGATATATCTGATTTTGTAGAGGTTATTGAAAATAAGAAAAGCATTTTTAATAAAAAAGTTTCGTTTAAAAATTACGGAATCATAGCATTGGAAAGCATCTACTATTTGGAAGAATATAAAATTGCCATTGGAATTTTTACAGATATAACAAAGATGGAGAAACAAAAGGAGAGCTTCTCAAAGCTTAAAAGGGAAAACTACCAATTGGCGCAGCAAGTGATAGATAGACAGATGAAGGTTGCACAAGAGATAGCAAGCTTGTTAGGAGAAACGACTGCGGAGACAAAAGTGATACTGACTAAGATGAAAGATATGCTGTTAAATCAAGGTGATGATGAATGA
- a CDS encoding YkuS family protein, with protein sequence MGKKIAVERELSNVKRYLTGKGYDVVNLEQDSNLSGINVNDYDAIVITGQHKDMLGFENTYTRSPIIDATGMTPEDIENAIKRSTGGDING encoded by the coding sequence ATGGGGAAAAAGATAGCCGTTGAAAGAGAGCTTTCAAATGTAAAAAGATACCTTACTGGTAAAGGATATGATGTGGTAAATCTTGAGCAAGATAGCAATTTAAGCGGTATTAACGTAAATGATTATGATGCAATTGTAATAACAGGACAACACAAAGACATGCTTGGCTTTGAAAATACGTATACAAGATCGCCAATAATTGATGCAACTGGAATGACGCCAGAAGACATAGAAAACGCGATAAAAAGAAGTACAGGCGGTGATATAAATGGCTAA
- a CDS encoding amidase domain-containing protein, producing MLFKGYHKIAIPILLLIATSIWGILFFNKTLSTVADNKEEIKPFLDAFFESRGSVLLSGNIKDIEKYYDVANTNGKWALEHEKRRIDYVKGWSEKRNLKFVEAQSIYRIKSLKVGEQSIWLYLVETMKMGYEYNVKPNLINYMGLGIRHSIQLVKINGNWVIRRDWYYDPLDEDSAFIDISPADGIATEISPTNTTPAGDTQNQKKGNYDREGAVRYADTYAGAAWGSGNNYEYNKKYRDYNGIGGDCTNFASQVLHEGGGLKMDYIWNFNGRDSSTAWAQAPALFNYLIYNGKGRLIAQGTYTDMVKPSDSHPAGAIRELKKGDLICYEEKGEIVHFGVVTGFDSYGIPVVNTHTSDRYHVPFDLGWDKKVIYRFIHIND from the coding sequence TTGCTATTTAAAGGGTATCATAAAATAGCAATTCCTATTTTGTTGTTAATAGCCACAAGCATCTGGGGAATATTGTTTTTCAATAAAACATTATCTACTGTAGCAGACAACAAAGAAGAAATAAAGCCTTTTCTGGATGCTTTTTTTGAGTCAAGAGGAAGTGTACTTTTAAGCGGAAATATTAAAGACATAGAAAAATATTACGATGTTGCTAACACAAACGGCAAATGGGCATTAGAGCATGAAAAAAGGAGAATCGACTATGTAAAAGGATGGTCTGAAAAAAGAAATCTTAAATTCGTAGAAGCACAATCAATTTACAGAATCAAAAGTCTAAAAGTTGGTGAACAGTCTATATGGCTCTATTTGGTAGAGACGATGAAGATGGGCTACGAGTACAATGTAAAGCCTAATTTGATAAACTACATGGGGCTTGGGATTCGCCATTCCATTCAATTGGTTAAAATCAATGGCAATTGGGTGATACGCCGTGATTGGTATTACGATCCATTAGATGAAGATTCGGCATTTATAGATATTAGCCCTGCTGACGGGATAGCCACAGAAATATCGCCAACCAATACCACTCCTGCAGGAGACACCCAAAATCAAAAAAAAGGAAATTATGACAGAGAAGGTGCTGTCAGGTATGCTGATACATACGCCGGTGCTGCATGGGGCAGCGGAAATAACTATGAATACAACAAAAAATACAGAGATTACAATGGCATTGGTGGCGACTGCACAAATTTTGCTTCACAAGTCTTACACGAAGGGGGCGGACTAAAAATGGACTACATATGGAACTTTAACGGTCGTGACTCCAGTACGGCATGGGCACAAGCTCCTGCACTGTTTAACTACCTTATATACAATGGAAAAGGAAGGCTTATCGCACAAGGTACATACACAGACATGGTAAAACCATCGGATTCACACCCTGCAGGGGCGATACGGGAACTAAAAAAAGGCGATCTTATTTGCTATGAAGAAAAGGGTGAAATTGTTCACTTCGGCGTTGTAACTGGTTTTGATTCTTACGGAATTCCTGTCGTAAACACGCATACATCTGATAGATACCACGTTCCATTTGACTTAGGATGGGATAAGAAAGTCATCTATAGGTTTATCCACATAAATGATTAA
- a CDS encoding (2Fe-2S) ferredoxin domain-containing protein: protein MVITVCVGSSCHLKGSYDVINKLKEMIKNYGIEDKVELKADFCMGNCLRAVSVKIDGGACLSIKPNSVERFFKEHVLGELK, encoded by the coding sequence ATGGTTATTACTGTTTGTGTAGGAAGTTCATGCCACTTAAAAGGTTCCTACGATGTTATAAACAAATTAAAAGAAATGATTAAAAATTACGGTATTGAGGATAAAGTGGAGTTGAAGGCTGACTTTTGCATGGGCAATTGTTTAAGGGCGGTTTCTGTAAAAATTGATGGCGGTGCGTGTTTATCAATAAAACCAAATAGCGTTGAGAGATTTTTTAAAGAACATGTTTTAGGTGAACTAAAATGA
- a CDS encoding SpoIIE family protein phosphatase — protein sequence MSHYIDIAHASLNKYDEELCGDSVQIIRKKDYAMAVMADGLGSGVKANILSTLTTRIVSKMLDMGSELRDVVETVAETLPICKERNIAYSTFTVVSIYGDNAHLVEYDNPSVFYFKNGVHKKVDRKCVEIGDKKIFESSFKLDLNDALIVVSDGVIHAGVGGILNLGWQWDNVKQYLSKVLEVYSDASDICSQLITTCNNLYKNRPGDDTTAIVIKVNESKKVTVMVGPPILKNMDEWVVKKLMKSEGLKVVCGGTAAKIVSRILNKDVITSTEYIDPDIPPYAHIDGIDLVTEGVLTLRKTVEIFKEYMNDKDSNLLRFSKKDAATRLFKILNYATDVNFLVGQAVNSAHQNPDFPSDLRIKVRIVEELISLLERLNKNVEVNYF from the coding sequence ATGAGTCATTACATCGATATTGCACATGCATCATTGAATAAATACGATGAAGAACTGTGTGGAGATAGTGTTCAAATAATAAGAAAGAAAGATTATGCAATGGCAGTTATGGCAGATGGCCTTGGCAGCGGTGTTAAGGCGAATATTCTATCTACTTTGACAACGCGAATAGTGTCAAAAATGTTGGATATGGGTTCTGAGCTAAGAGATGTTGTAGAAACGGTGGCTGAGACATTGCCAATATGCAAAGAAAGAAATATAGCGTATTCAACATTTACTGTTGTTTCTATATATGGGGACAATGCTCATTTAGTTGAATATGACAATCCATCGGTTTTTTATTTTAAGAATGGTGTGCATAAGAAGGTCGATAGAAAATGTGTTGAAATAGGTGATAAGAAAATCTTTGAAAGCAGCTTCAAATTGGATTTGAATGATGCGCTGATAGTTGTATCTGATGGAGTAATTCATGCAGGCGTAGGAGGGATATTAAATCTTGGTTGGCAATGGGATAATGTTAAACAATATTTATCAAAAGTATTGGAAGTTTACAGCGATGCATCAGATATCTGTTCACAACTTATAACAACCTGCAATAATTTGTACAAAAATAGGCCAGGCGATGATACAACTGCAATAGTGATAAAAGTTAACGAATCTAAAAAAGTTACGGTAATGGTAGGACCGCCGATTTTAAAGAATATGGATGAATGGGTTGTTAAAAAACTCATGAAAAGTGAAGGCTTAAAGGTAGTATGTGGTGGTACCGCTGCAAAAATTGTAAGCAGGATTTTAAATAAAGACGTGATTACATCTACCGAGTATATTGATCCTGATATACCTCCTTATGCACATATTGATGGGATTGATCTGGTGACAGAGGGCGTATTGACTTTAAGAAAGACTGTTGAAATTTTCAAAGAATACATGAATGATAAAGACTCAAATTTGCTGAGATTTTCAAAAAAAGATGCTGCAACTCGATTATTTAAAATCTTAAATTACGCTACTGACGTAAATTTCTTAGTAGGCCAGGCTGTAAACAGTGCCCATCAAAATCCTGATTTTCCATCCGATCTTAGAATAAAGGTCAGGATTGTGGAAGAACTTATAAGCTTATTAGAGAGATTAAATAAAAATGTGGAAGTAAATTATTTTTAG
- a CDS encoding recombinase family protein, with product MLNKIWDCAIYCRLSKEDLNKGYSESIKMQENELKRYVFENNWNLVDVYIDDGVSGTTFERNDFKRMMEDVERGLVNCIVTKDLSRLGRDYIEMGKYLEKIFPEYGVRYIALNDGIDTLNGEDDSIPFRNVVNDMYAKDISKKIRFNLRSKMKDGLFIGAFAPYGYKKDPNNKNRLVPANDITTEAIKRIFSLYMEGFGKQKIAKILTDEGYPTPAESKENYKNGNQKIKMWNSNAVHRILTNEVYIGTIVQHKRKRISYKVKKMKDVPEEEWIKKPNMHEAIISEDVFWHVQDIIKNRSKLKFRPGHVVHLFSGKARCGDCGSYMGYFYDKDRKEPCWKLICGAFRKYGSKACTMHSISEEKLKQVILNDLKSISGKYVDKTQLLKLAEDSVEENYTEQKIFYEEYKRKLSDLQNTFKQMYFDKIKGLLTDEQFKMLSEGLQKEASIYSEKLKEIENEINAENRKIHLLQQAVEKIKCIVEMNDLTRQMVESLIDEIEIFNDHKIKIHYRFSNPENYIS from the coding sequence ATGTTAAATAAAATTTGGGATTGTGCCATTTACTGCAGGCTTTCTAAAGAAGATCTTAACAAAGGTTATAGTGAAAGTATAAAAATGCAGGAAAACGAGCTTAAAAGGTATGTTTTTGAGAACAATTGGAACCTTGTCGATGTTTACATAGATGACGGTGTAAGTGGTACTACGTTTGAAAGAAATGATTTTAAAAGAATGATGGAAGATGTGGAAAGAGGATTAGTAAACTGCATCGTGACTAAAGATCTTTCTCGCCTCGGAAGGGATTACATTGAGATGGGAAAGTATTTGGAAAAAATTTTTCCAGAGTACGGCGTTAGATACATTGCTTTAAATGATGGCATCGATACATTAAATGGGGAAGATGATAGCATACCATTTAGAAATGTTGTAAACGACATGTATGCAAAAGATATATCAAAAAAAATTAGATTTAATCTTAGAAGCAAAATGAAAGACGGTTTATTCATCGGTGCATTCGCTCCATACGGATACAAAAAGGATCCTAATAATAAGAATAGATTGGTACCTGCCAACGATATTACGACTGAAGCAATCAAAAGAATTTTTTCATTATATATGGAAGGTTTTGGCAAGCAAAAGATAGCTAAAATATTGACTGATGAAGGTTATCCAACTCCAGCAGAATCAAAAGAAAATTATAAAAATGGTAATCAAAAAATTAAAATGTGGAACAGCAACGCTGTCCACAGAATATTGACAAACGAAGTATATATTGGAACGATTGTTCAGCACAAAAGGAAAAGAATATCGTATAAAGTTAAGAAAATGAAAGATGTTCCTGAAGAAGAGTGGATAAAAAAACCTAATATGCATGAAGCAATTATAAGTGAAGATGTTTTTTGGCATGTGCAAGATATAATAAAGAATCGTTCTAAGTTGAAATTTAGACCTGGACATGTTGTTCATCTTTTTTCAGGCAAGGCAAGGTGTGGCGATTGCGGTTCCTACATGGGATATTTTTACGATAAAGACAGAAAAGAGCCGTGTTGGAAACTTATCTGTGGAGCATTTAGGAAATATGGTTCAAAGGCTTGTACAATGCATTCTATATCCGAAGAAAAGTTAAAACAGGTGATATTGAATGATTTAAAAAGTATTTCAGGAAAATACGTAGACAAAACTCAATTGCTAAAACTTGCAGAAGATTCAGTTGAAGAAAATTATACAGAGCAAAAAATTTTTTATGAAGAGTATAAACGCAAATTATCAGATCTGCAGAATACTTTTAAACAAATGTATTTTGACAAGATCAAAGGACTGTTGACAGATGAACAGTTTAAAATGCTTTCAGAAGGGCTTCAGAAAGAAGCAAGTATTTATAGCGAAAAACTAAAAGAAATTGAAAATGAGATAAATGCTGAAAACAGGAAAATTCATTTGTTGCAGCAGGCGGTGGAAAAAATAAAATGCATAGTCGAGATGAATGATTTGACACGACAAATGGTGGAAAGTCTCATCGATGAAATTGAGATATTTAATGACCACAAAATAAAAATTCATTACAGGTTTTCAAATCCTGAAAATTACATCTCATAG